Genomic segment of Porites lutea chromosome 13, jaPorLute2.1, whole genome shotgun sequence:
AACGAGTTAATATAAATAGCTGTCTCACTGAGATTATTAGCGATGAGCACTTTCGTTGTGTATCCAAGAAGTTCTGCTATGATGCTTGTTGCAATGTAGGGGACATAGCATATCACAAACAAGCCATAAACATAGAGCACCGTTACGGCCGATTTTCTACATTTCAGTACGTTAACGGTGTTGTTTTGAAGATGGCTGACAGCAGCGTTTTGGTCATTTATCTGACGTTGGTGTCTAAGCACAGTCTGGAAAATTTTCAAAGTACTTATCGTGATGACAATAAATGTAAGAACAACGATGACCATAGTGATGACAAGCCATACATTACTTGTCATCAAAAATCTTAGAACAACGTTTGATATCATGGACAAGATCCAGAAAAGGACAGTGACTTGAAGTACTCGTGGAACAGTGACTAGAGTGTCATATCGTAAATGAAGAGTTAGAGCGAGGAGTCTGTCAACAGAAACAGCGGCTATTGTCAACAAAGAAACGCCAGATGTAGTCCAAGCCGTTCTGCCTTGGAGCAGTCTCAACCAACAGTACGCTGTTAAATTTCTTTCAAGTTCGGCTAT
This window contains:
- the LOC140923684 gene encoding melanocyte-stimulating hormone receptor-like, which gives rise to MNKTGKACLYFSGISFDKAEELFVTNILTCTLNLLFGVVTFVANSTILLAIKKTHDLHTPSFVLLGSLATSDLLVGLVCQPLFVAFKIAELERNLTAYCWLRLLQGRTAWTTSGVSLLTIAAVSVDRLLALTLHLRYDTLVTVPRVLQVTVLFWILSMISNVVLRFLMTSNVWLVITMVIVVLTFIVITISTLKIFQTVLRHQRQINDQNAAVSHLQNNTVNVLKCRKSAVTVLYVYGLFVICYVPYIATSIIAELLGYTTKVLIANNLSETAIYINSFLNPIVYCLRIRKMRRAVKNILKRQ